A portion of the Syntrophales bacterium genome contains these proteins:
- a CDS encoding carbon-phosphorus lyase complex subunit PhnI, producing the protein MGYVAVKGGAEAIENACRAFLFEGLKGDAAPLSIEQIRDQLFLLVDRVMGEGSLYAPELAAMAIRQAAGDTLEAAFLLRAYRTTQPRLGYSIARPSSRMRVVRRISAAFKDVPGGQILGPTNDYTLRLLNFETGERSKIHRMKLVNEILGGAKSAEPLPEEFPKVIEILRRENLIAEANRSARDKTPCDVTKDSLLFPVPRSAALQAMARGETGGLLLLAYSNMRGYGNIHPTIGELRVGYMPLCVRHPVSGEPYTAGEVMVTEAEILARFTEKTDGPRFTIGYGLCFGHNEVKAISMAILDRSIQAGGGASPSEDGEFVLSHIDGIESMGFCNHWKLPHYVDFQSDLDRLRRAKEIHESRRVDQR; encoded by the coding sequence ATGGGATACGTTGCGGTTAAAGGCGGCGCCGAGGCCATCGAAAACGCCTGCCGGGCCTTTCTTTTCGAGGGCCTGAAAGGGGACGCGGCGCCCCTGAGCATCGAACAGATCCGGGACCAGCTCTTCCTGCTCGTCGACCGCGTCATGGGAGAAGGGTCCCTCTATGCCCCGGAGCTGGCCGCCATGGCCATCCGGCAGGCCGCGGGGGACACCCTGGAGGCGGCTTTTCTCCTGAGGGCCTACCGGACCACGCAGCCGCGCCTGGGCTATTCGATCGCCCGGCCCTCCAGCCGGATGCGGGTCGTCCGAAGGATCTCGGCGGCCTTCAAGGACGTCCCGGGCGGCCAGATCCTGGGCCCGACGAACGACTACACCCTGAGGCTCCTGAATTTTGAAACGGGCGAGCGGTCGAAGATCCACCGGATGAAGCTCGTCAACGAGATCTTGGGCGGCGCGAAATCGGCGGAGCCCCTGCCGGAGGAGTTTCCGAAGGTGATCGAGATCCTGCGCAGGGAGAACCTGATTGCCGAGGCAAATCGGTCCGCCAGGGACAAAACGCCCTGCGACGTGACGAAAGACTCGCTCCTCTTCCCCGTGCCCCGGAGCGCCGCCCTGCAGGCGATGGCGCGCGGGGAGACGGGGGGCCTGCTCCTGTTGGCCTACTCCAACATGCGCGGCTACGGGAACATTCATCCGACCATCGGGGAGCTTCGCGTGGGGTACATGCCGCTCTGCGTCCGGCATCCCGTCAGCGGAGAGCCGTACACGGCCGGGGAGGTGATGGTGACGGAGGCGGAGATCCTGGCCCGGTTCACGGAGAAGACGGACGGGCCCCGCTTCACTATCGGATACGGCCTCTGCTTCGGCCACAACGAGGTCAAGGCCATCTCCATGGCCATCCTGGACCGGTCTATCCAGGCCGGAGGCGGAGCGTCCCCGTCGGAGGACGGCGAGTTCGTGCTGTCCCACATCGACGGGATCGAATCCATGGGCTTCTGCAATCACTGGAAGCTTCCCCATTACGTGGACTTCCAGTCGGACCTGGACCGTCTTCGGAGAGCGAAGGAAATCCATGAATCTCGGCGAGTGGATCAGCGTTAA
- the phnH gene encoding phosphonate C-P lyase system protein PhnH, giving the protein MRISSDEITAQRVFRQILQAMSRPGRICTLPVSPPALRKPWGVLLLLLESLLDHEVSIAVIGGGEAERLPARITERTQCRVADVGQADFVIVADGESRGEVLRAKRGTLQYPDASATIVFRVRSLVSTDRARSRAILKGPGIRDELMLGAIRGLAARELDWLREANADFPLGVDAVFVDDAGRILGIPRSTDILMMES; this is encoded by the coding sequence ATGCGGATCTCAAGCGACGAAATAACGGCGCAGCGGGTCTTCCGGCAGATTCTTCAGGCCATGAGCCGGCCGGGACGGATCTGCACGCTGCCGGTGTCGCCGCCGGCCCTTCGCAAGCCCTGGGGAGTGCTGCTTCTGCTTCTGGAGAGCCTGCTCGATCACGAGGTCAGCATTGCCGTCATCGGGGGCGGGGAGGCTGAGAGACTGCCGGCGCGGATCACGGAACGGACGCAGTGCCGCGTGGCGGACGTCGGCCAGGCGGACTTCGTCATCGTTGCCGACGGCGAAAGCCGGGGAGAGGTCCTCCGGGCGAAGCGGGGGACGCTGCAATACCCCGATGCGTCCGCCACCATTGTCTTCCGTGTTCGTTCGCTGGTCTCCACCGACAGGGCAAGATCCCGGGCGATCCTGAAAGGACCGGGCATTCGGGATGAACTGATGCTGGGAGCCATCCGGGGACTGGCCGCCCGCGAGCTCGACTGGCTGAGGGAAGCGAACGCCGATTTTCCCCTCGGTGTGGACGCCGTTTTTGTCGACGATGCGGGCCGTATCCTGGGCATTCCGCGGTCCACGGACATCCTGATGATGGAGAGTTGA